The window ACGGTGGTCAAAGCGACCTGAATGAACGACTTCTGCGCCACGTTTCTGATGCATTTATCGAAGATCCACTTCGAGTGCTACGTGTTGCGCGCTTTGCAGCCAAACTCGCACCATTGGGCTTCACAGTAGCAGATGAGACCATGCAACTGATGCGTGATATGTCTGCATCCGGGGAACTCGACACACTGACACCTGAACGCGTATGGCAGGAATGGCACAAATCTTTGTCTTCTCCTCGTCCCGATGTTTTTCTTTCTGTTCTGCGTGATTGCGGAGCACTGGCGGTTGTCCTGCCAGAAATTGACGCCCTGTTTGGCGTGCCTCAACCTGAGAAGTGGCATCCTGAAATTGATACTGGCATTCACACCTTAATGGTTGCAGAACAAGCCGCGAAACTTAGCCCTTCCCTGCCAGTTCGCTTTGCTGCGCAAGTACATGATCTTGGCAAAGGCGTGACGCCAAAGAGTGAATGGCCAAGTCACAAGATGCACTGCCATACAGGCCTCAAGTTGATTAAAAAACTGTGTGAACGCGTCCGCGTACCGAATGAGTTTCGTGATTTAGCCTTAATGGTCTGCGAACAGCATTCCAACATTCACCGAGCAGCAGAGTTAAAACCGCAAACCATCATCAAAGTTCTCAACAAGTTTGATGTGTGGCGTAAAGCAGAGCGCTTACAAGATGTTTTGATTTGCTGTCAGGCCGACCATGCAGGTCGAAAAGGACTGGAAAACCAGCCTTATCCACAAGCAGAGATATTTACTCGCGCTTATCAAGCCGCAGCTGCCGTAGATGTTCAGATCATCATTAAAGATGGATTTAAAGGGCCAGCGATTCGCGATGAGCAAGAAAAGCGACGGATTGAAGCGGTAAGAGTCGCGCTGAATAA is drawn from uncultured Vibrio sp. and contains these coding sequences:
- a CDS encoding multifunctional CCA addition/repair protein, which translates into the protein MQVYLVGGAVRDQLLGIDHYDNDWVVVGATPEMMLSQGYTAVGKDFPVFLHPQSKEEYALARTERKSGSGYTGFECFFDQNVTLEEDLIRRDLTINAMAMDDQGKLYDPYGGQSDLNERLLRHVSDAFIEDPLRVLRVARFAAKLAPLGFTVADETMQLMRDMSASGELDTLTPERVWQEWHKSLSSPRPDVFLSVLRDCGALAVVLPEIDALFGVPQPEKWHPEIDTGIHTLMVAEQAAKLSPSLPVRFAAQVHDLGKGVTPKSEWPSHKMHCHTGLKLIKKLCERVRVPNEFRDLALMVCEQHSNIHRAAELKPQTIIKVLNKFDVWRKAERLQDVLICCQADHAGRKGLENQPYPQAEIFTRAYQAAAAVDVQIIIKDGFKGPAIRDEQEKRRIEAVRVALNK